One Cicer arietinum cultivar CDC Frontier isolate Library 1 chromosome 8, Cicar.CDCFrontier_v2.0, whole genome shotgun sequence DNA segment encodes these proteins:
- the LOC101499449 gene encoding actin-depolymerizing factor 7-like isoform X1 gives MVQANAASGMAVHDDCKLKFQELKAKRSYRFIVFKIEQQQVVIDKIGEPTETYEDFQACLPADECRYAVFDFDFTTAENCQKSKIYFIAWSPEISRVRMKMVYASSKDRFKRELDGIQVELQATDPSEMSLDIVKGRAL, from the exons ATGGTGCAGGCAAATGCAGCGTCCGGAATGGCGGTGCACGACGATTGCAAACTGAAGTTCCAAGAGCTTAAAGCAAAGAGGAGTTATCGATTCATTGTGTTCAAAATTGAGCAACAACAAGTCGTGATCGACAAAATAGGAGAACCGACGGAAACCTATGAGGATTTTCAGGCCTGTTTGCCAGCTGATGAATGTCGTTATGCTGTctttgattttgatttcacaaCTGCAGAGAATTGTCAGAAAAGCAAGATCTACTTCATTGCATG GTCACCAGAAATTTCAAGGGTGAGGATGAAGATGGTGTATGCAAGTTCCAAGGATAGATTCAAGAGAGAGTTGGATGGCATTCAAGTTGAACTTCAAGCAACTGATCCAAGTGAGATGAGCTTGGACATTGTGAAAGGGCGAGCCCTCTGA
- the LOC101499128 gene encoding probable LRR receptor-like serine/threonine-protein kinase At1g63430, with amino-acid sequence MNFFTSFLFLCLFSTISLVDSVTLPPNEVWALTSFKESIYEDPYLALSNWNSLESDLCNWVGVSCTMARDHVIKLNMSGSSLKGFLARELGLITYLQELILHGNNLIGTIPKELCVLKSLKVLDLGMNQLTGPIPQEIGNLTQLVNINLQSNGFAGRLPPVLGNLRYLQEIRLDRNRLQGPIPASGSYSFASNMRGMYVSNDNVTGFCRSPQLKVADFSYNFLVGSIPKCLEYLPRSSFQGNCLQSNDPKQRPPAQCAGASAARSQPVMNNQYHRLDDRLPKHHRATEPTWLLALEIVSGTMVGSLFLVALLAAFQRCNNKSSIIIPWKKSASQKDQTTVYIDPEMLKDVRRYSRQELEEACEDFSNIIGSSPDSVVYKGTMKGGPEIAVISLCIKEEHWTGYLELYFQREVAELARLNHENTGKLLGYCRESNPFSRMLVFDYASNGTLHDHLHCYEEGCQFSWTRRMKIVIGIARGLKYLHTEVEPPFTISELNSSAVYLTEEFSPKLIDFESWKTILERSEKNSGTISSQGAVCVLPNSLEARHLDTKGNVYAFGVLLLEIISGRPPYCKEKGYLVDWAKDYLEKPEVMSHLVNPELKIFRHDDLKVICEVIRLCINPDTTARPSMQEICSMMESRIDTSVSVELKSSSLAWAELALLA; translated from the exons TAGTGGATTCTGTTACTCTACCCCCAAATGAAG tTTGGGCGCTTACAAGCTTCAAAGAATCTATCTATGAAGACCCTTATCTAGCTTTATCCAATTGGAATTCATTGGAATCAGATCTTTGTAATTGGGTTGGTGTCTCATGCACTATGGCACGAGATCATGTCATCAAACT AAACATGTCAGGTTCATCATTAAAAGGGTTTCTTGCAAGGGAGTTAGGGCTAATAACCTATTTGCAAGAACT AATTTTGCACGGTAACAATCTAATTGGAACGATACCGAAAGAATTGTGTGTGTTGAAATCTCTCAAGGTGTTGGATTTGGGAATGAATCAGTTAACAGGACCAATTCCTCAGGAGATTGGCAATTTAACCCAACTTGTGAACAT AAACCTGCAGTCCAATGGGTTTGCCGGTAGGCTACCTCCTGTGCTTGGAAATTTGAGATACCTTCAAGAAATTCGGCTGGATAGAAATAGGCTTCAAGGACCCATTCCTGCGAGCGGCAGTTATAGTTTTGCTTCAAATATGCGTGGGAT GTATGTGTCAAATGATAATGTAACTGGCTTCTGTCGTTCACCTCAGTTAAAAGTAGCAGacttttcatataattttttagttggCAGCATACCAAAATGCTTGGAGTATCTTCCAAG GTCAAGCTTTCAAGGAAACTGCCTCCAGAGCAATGATCCAAAGCAGCGGCCTCCCGCACAATGCGCTGGTGCTTCAGCTGCCAGGAGTCAGCCAGTGATGAACAACCAATACCACCGACTAGATGATCGCCTACCCAAGCATCACCGAGCAACAGAACCTACATGGCTTTTGGCTCTAGAAATAGTATCAGGAACTATGGTCGGTTCTCTCTTTCTGGTCGCTCTTCTCGCTGCTTTCCAGAGATGCAACAACAAATCATCTATCATTATTCCTTGGAAAAAATCAGCCAGTCAGAAAGATCAGACTACAGTATATATAG ACCCTGAGATGTTGAAAGACGTGAGAAGGTATAGCAGACAAGAGCTCGAAGAGGCTTGCGAAGACTTCAGCAATATAATTGGGTCCTCGCCGGACAGTGTGGTCTACAAGGGAACCATGAAAGGTGGGCCCGAGATTGCTGTAATTTCCCTCTGCATCAAGGAAGAGCATTGGACAGGATATCTGGAACTCTACTTTCAGAGAGAG GTGGCAGAATTGGCAAGGTTAAATCATGAGAATACTGGAAAACTACTGGGATATTGTAGAGAGAGCAATCCTTTTTCAAGGATGTTGGTTTTTGATTATGCTTCGAATGGGACACTTCACGACCACCTACATTGTT ATGAAGAAGGATGCCAGTTCTCCTGGACAAGGCGTATGAAAATTGTCATTGGCATTGCACGTGGACTAAAGTACTTGCACACAGAAGTTGAACCTCCATTCACTATCTCAGAACTGAATTCTAGTGCTGTATACCTTACAGAAGAATTTTCCCCTAAG TTGATTGATTTTGAAAGTTGGAAGACAATTCTTGAAAGATCAGAAAAGAATTCTGGTACTATTAGCAGCCAAGGTGCTGTTTGTGTTCTTCCAAACTCCCTTGAGGCACGCCATCTCGATACCAAAGGAAACGTATATGCTTTTGGAGTACTTCTACTCGAGATAATCAGCGGGAGGCCTCCATATTGTAAGGAAAAAGGTTACTTGGTCGACTGG GCCAAAGACTATCTTGAAAAGCCAGAAGTAATGTCACATTTGGTGAATCCAGAATTGAAAATTTTTAGACATGATGATCTCAAAGTGATATGCGAGGTGATTAGGCTTTGTATCAATCCTGATACAACTGCGCGTCCATCTATGCAGGAAATATGTAGCATGATGGAGAGCAGAATCGACACATCAGTAAGCGTGGAACTCAAGTCATCATCTTTGGCTTGGGCTGAACTTGCACTTTTAGCATAA
- the LOC101499449 gene encoding actin-depolymerizing factor 7-like isoform X2 encodes MANAASGMAVHDDCKLKFQELKAKRSYRFIVFKIEQQQVVIDKIGEPTETYEDFQACLPADECRYAVFDFDFTTAENCQKSKIYFIAWSPEISRVRMKMVYASSKDRFKRELDGIQVELQATDPSEMSLDIVKGRAL; translated from the exons ATG GCAAATGCAGCGTCCGGAATGGCGGTGCACGACGATTGCAAACTGAAGTTCCAAGAGCTTAAAGCAAAGAGGAGTTATCGATTCATTGTGTTCAAAATTGAGCAACAACAAGTCGTGATCGACAAAATAGGAGAACCGACGGAAACCTATGAGGATTTTCAGGCCTGTTTGCCAGCTGATGAATGTCGTTATGCTGTctttgattttgatttcacaaCTGCAGAGAATTGTCAGAAAAGCAAGATCTACTTCATTGCATG GTCACCAGAAATTTCAAGGGTGAGGATGAAGATGGTGTATGCAAGTTCCAAGGATAGATTCAAGAGAGAGTTGGATGGCATTCAAGTTGAACTTCAAGCAACTGATCCAAGTGAGATGAGCTTGGACATTGTGAAAGGGCGAGCCCTCTGA
- the LOC101498342 gene encoding probable copper-transporting ATPase HMA5 — translation MAKLLSLACFRNEGWHNLSARSHYPSMPTFPKGETGTSSTAAEPSEVTALFSVLGMTCSACAGSVEKGIKRLHGIHEAVVDVLNNRARVIFHPSFVNEEAICEAIENAGFEAAILTDASNENSIQVCRIQIKGMTCTSCSTAVESALKAIPGVQKAHVALATEEAQVHYNPNIVTHIHILQVVDDAGFEPTLISSSEDLSKIDLHVEGHDLNDHSILILVEDSLRSLPGVLELHTTLEFNKISLSYKPDITGPRDFINVIQETSSGNLKAKIFPGEGGRRDTHRKQEIKKYYKSFLWSLVFTIPVFLTSMVFMYIPGIKDALDSKIVNMLTVGEVIRWVLSTPVQFIFGWRFYVGFYKSLRRGSANMDVLIALGTNAAYFYSVYSVLRAATSKVFEGTDFFETSAMLISFILLGKYLEVLAKGKTSNAIAKLMNLTPDTAILLSLDGEGNVIREEEIDSRLVQKNDVIKIIPGAKVASDGFVVWGQSHVNESMITGEARPVSKRKGDTVIGGTVNQNGVLHVKATKVGSESALSQIVRLVESAQLAKAPVQKFADRISTYFVPLVILISLTTWLSWYLAGRFHTYPKSWIPSSMDSFELALQFGISVMVIACPCALGLATPTAVMVGTGVGASQGVLIKGGQALESAHKVNCIVFDKTGTLTIGKPVIVNTKLLINMVLREFYELVAATEVNSEHPLAKAVVEYAKKFKDEENPSWPEARDFVSITGHGVKAIVRNKEIMVGNKSFLVDHNIAIPAVAEDLLAEAENMAQTGILVSINGEVAGVLAISDPLKPGAEEVISILKSMKIRSIMVTGDNWGTANSIAREVGIESVIAEAKPEHKADHVKNLQSSGYTVAMVGDGINDSPALVAADVGMAIGAGTDIAIEAADIVLMKSNLEDVITAIDLSRKTFSRIRLNYVWALGYNMLGIPIAAGVIFPFTGFRLPPWIAGAAMAASSVSVVCCSLLLKYYKRPKKLNNLDIRAIRIDSSSDPLIIHED, via the exons ATGGCGAAGCTATTATCCTTAGCTTGCTTTAGAAATGAAGGATGGCATAATCTCTCAGCTCGATCTCACTACCCGTCTATGCCTACCTTTCCTAAAGGCGAGACAGGAACGTCCTCCACCGCCGCGGAGCCTTCGGAGGTTACCGCACTTTTTTCAGTTCTCGGAATGACTTGCTCCGCCTGCGCCGGATCCGTCGAGAAAGGTATCAAGCGCCTCCATGGAATTCATGAAGCCGTCGTCGATGTCCTCAACAACCGTGCTCGCGTTATCTTTCATCCCTCTTTTGTTAAC GAGGAGGCTATTTGTGAGGCAATTGAAAATGCTGGATTTGAAGCGGCGATACTAACGGACGCGTCAAATGAAAATTCTATTCAAGTATGTCGCATACAAATAAAAGGAATGACTTGCACATCATGTTCAACCGCCGTTGAGTCAGCTCTAAAAGCCATCCCTGGCGTACAAAAAGCCCATGTAGCCTTAGCAACCGAAGAAGCCCAAGTCCACTACAACCCAAACATCGTAACTCATATCCATATCTTACAAGTCGTTGATGATGCTGGATTTGAACCCACACTTATTAGTTCAAGTGAAGACTTAAGCAAAATAGACCTCCACGTCGAAGGTCATGATCTCAACGATCATTCCATTCTTATACTCGTCGAAGATTCTCTTCGTTCACTCCCTGGTGTTTTGGAATTACACACCACTCTTGAATTCAACAAAATTTCACTTTCTTATAAACCCGATATTACAGGACCAAGGGACTTTATTAATGTCATCCAAGAAACAAGTTCTGGAAATTTGAAAGCAAAAATATTTCCTGGTGAAGGTGGAAGAAGAGATACTCATAGAaaacaagaaattaaaaaatattacaaatccTTTTTATGGAGTTTGGTTTTCACTATTCCAGTCTTTCTAACTTCCATGGTGTTTATGTATATACCTGGAATAAAAGATGCATTGGATTCTAAAATTGTGAATATGCTTACTGTTGGAGAGGTTATACGATGGGTGCTTTCAACACCGGTGCAATTCATTTTCGGGTGGCGATTTTATGTTGGTTTTTATAAATCATTGCGCCGTGGTTCTGCTAACATGGATGTTCTTATTGCTCTAGGAACAAATGCAGCTTATTTCTATTCTGTTTACTCTGTTTTGAGAGCTGCTACTTCTAAGGTTTTTGAAGGTACTGATTTTTTTGAAACTAGTGCTATGCTTATTTCCTTTATTCTTCTTGGAAAGTATCTTGAGGTTTTAGCTAAAGGGAAGACATCGAATGCAATCGCGAAGCTCATGAATTTAACACCTGATACTGCTATTTTGTTGAGTTTGGATGGTGAAGGGAATGTTAttagggaggaagaaattgATAGCAGGTTGGTTCAGAAGAATgatgtgattaaaattattccTGGTGCAAAAGTTGCTTCTGATGGGTTTGTTGTGTGGGGACAAAGTCATGTGAATGAGAGTATGATAACTGGTGAGGCACGCCCTGTGTCTAAAAGGAAAGGTGATACTGTTATTGGTGGAACTGTGAATCAGAATGGAGTTTTGCATGTTAAGGCAACAAAGGTTGGATCAGAAAGCGCTCTTTCGCAGATTGTTCGACTTGTTGAGTCTGCACAACTGGCTAAAGCTCCTGTGCAGAAGTTTGCTGATCGCATTTCCACTTACTTTGTGCCTTTG GTGATCTTGATCTCATTGACAACATGGCTTTCTTGGTATTTAGCTGGAAGATTTCATACTTACCCGAAATCATGGATACCGTCTTCCATGGACAGCTTTGAGCTTGCTCTGCAGTTTGGAATATCAGTCATGGTTATTGCCTGCCCTTGTGCTTTGGGTTTAGCCACACCTACTGCTGTTATGGTTGGCACTGGAGTTGGTGCATCTCAGGGTGTATTGATCAAAGGAGGGCAAGCATTGGAAAGTGCACATAAG GTGAACTGCATTGTTTTTGACAAAACTGGTACTCTCACTATTGGGAAGCCTGTGATAGTAAATACAAAACTATTGATAAATATGGTACTCCGGGAATTCTATGAACTTGTGGCTGCAACAGAG GTGAACAGTGAGCATCCATTGGCTAAGGCTGTTGTTGAGTATGCCAAGAAATTTAAAGATGAAGAGAACCCTTCTTGGCCAGAAGCACGAGATTTTGTTTCCATTACTGGACATGGGGTAAAGGCCATCGTTCGAAACAAGGAAATAATGGTGGGAAATAAGAGCTTTTTGGTTGACCATAATATTGCAATTCCTGCT GTTGCTGAAGATCTACTTGCTGAAGCCGAAAATATGGCTCAAACGGGAATTTTAGTATCTATAAATGGTGAAGTAGCCGGGGTTTTAGCAATCTCTGATCCATTGAAACCAGGTGCTGAAGAAGTCATTTCCATTCTTAAGTCTATGAAAATTAGGAGCATCATGGTGACTGGGGACAATTGGGGAACTGCTAATTCCATTGCCAGGGAAGTTGgaattgaaagtgttattgcTGAGGCGAAACCCGAGCATAAAGCAGATCATGTGAAAAACTTACAG tcTTCTGGGTATACAGTGGCTATGGTAGGGGATGGCATCAATGATTCACCTGCACTTGTGGCAGCAGACGTGGGAATGGCAATAGGTGCTGGCACAGACATTGCTATTGAAGCAGCTGATATAGTCCTAATGAAGAGCAACTTAGAAGATGTCATAACTGCCATTGACCTTTCAAGAAAAACATTTTCACGCATACGCCTCAATTACGTTTGGGCTTTAGGTTATAATATGCTTGGCATTCCAATAGCAGCTGGAGTTATTTTCCCTTTTACAGGCTTTCGATTACCACCCTGGATTGCTGGAGCTGCTATGGCTGCCTCTTCTGTCAGTGTTGTTTGTTGTTCTCTGTTGTTGAAATATTACAAGAGACCCAAGAAGCTCAACAACCTTGACATACGTGCCATAAGGATCGATTCATCTAGTGATCCTTTGATCATACATGAAGATTAA